In Actinomadura luteofluorescens, the sequence CGCCGAGTTCAAGATGCAGCTCCGCCTCCAGCCGGGCGACTGGTACGTCGTGCACTCCTACGCGGGCTACGAGAACCGGGTCAAGACCAACATCGAGACCCGGACGCAGACCCTCAACATGGAGGACTACATCTTCCAGATCGAGGTCCCGCAGCACGAGGTGACCGAGATCAAGGGCGGCAAGCGCCAGAAGGTCAACGAGAAGGTCCTGCCGGGCTACATCCTCGTCCGCATGGAGCTCACCGACGAGTCGTGGGCCGCGGTCCGCAACACCCCCGGCGTCACCGGGTTCGTCGGCCTGCTGAACAAGCCGTCCCCGCTCAGCCTGGACGAGGTCGCCAACCTGCTGGCCCCCGAGCCGGAGGAGGGCGTCGCCAAGGCCGCCAAGGAGCACGCCAAGGCCCCCGCCACCGTCGACTACGAGGTCGGCGAGTCGGTCACCGTCATGGACGGTCCGTTCGCCACCCTCCCCGCGACCGTCAACGAGATCAACGCCGAGCAGCAGAAGCTCAAGGTGCTGGTTTCGATCTTCGGTCGCGAGACGCCGGTCGAGCTCTCGTTCAACCAGGTCTCCAAGATCTGACCGAGCCGCCTCGATCAGGTCGTATCCTGAACGGGTCGTCCCCGCGCACGCGGGGGCGCTCAGGTCCTTGTCCCGGTCTTCGGACGCGGGACATCGACGACCCCCGCGCGACGCGGGGGATGGCCCCGACGATGTCGCCGCGCTCGTGAGAACGCGGATTCGCGCCCGCGCACGCGGGGACGTGGGGTCGGCCAAGGTCCCAACGCGGCGGTCCAGTTCCGCCCGCCGTGTTGCCCGGTCTCCGGGAGTCGGGACCACGTGAAACGGAACACGAGGGAGAGGCATGCCTCCCAAGAGGAAAAAAGTCGCCGCTCTGGTGAAGGTCCAGCTGCAGGCCGGCCAGGCCACCCCGGCTCCGCCGGTCGGTACCGCGCTCGGCCCGCACGGCGTCAA encodes:
- the nusG gene encoding transcription termination/antitermination protein NusG — translated: MSESSQPYDEAVEEAQSAAAAAADQAAEPADETAEAVVSAGDAEPADTKLEGEGPAPDAAEGAAELAESVEGEDAEEEAGEDEAAAAPPVDPYAEFKMQLRLQPGDWYVVHSYAGYENRVKTNIETRTQTLNMEDYIFQIEVPQHEVTEIKGGKRQKVNEKVLPGYILVRMELTDESWAAVRNTPGVTGFVGLLNKPSPLSLDEVANLLAPEPEEGVAKAAKEHAKAPATVDYEVGESVTVMDGPFATLPATVNEINAEQQKLKVLVSIFGRETPVELSFNQVSKI